The following proteins are encoded in a genomic region of Dyadobacter sp. UC 10:
- a CDS encoding GatB/YqeY domain-containing protein gives MSLKSQVESGIKDAMRAKDQDTLRALRAIKSLILLEETKGGASGELTADDELKLLTKAAKQRRESADIYKTQNREDLLQKEEAELAVIEQFLPKQLTEDEVKAKLQEIITRVGASAPSDMGKVMGVATKELAGQADGKVVSALVKGLLA, from the coding sequence ATGTCTCTAAAATCACAAGTCGAGTCAGGAATAAAAGATGCTATGCGGGCTAAGGACCAGGATACTTTGCGTGCGTTGCGGGCTATTAAGTCTCTGATATTATTGGAAGAAACAAAAGGCGGCGCGAGCGGCGAGCTTACTGCTGACGATGAACTGAAATTGCTGACCAAAGCAGCCAAGCAACGTCGCGAATCAGCGGATATTTACAAAACGCAGAACCGCGAGGATCTTCTGCAAAAAGAAGAGGCGGAATTGGCAGTAATTGAACAATTCCTGCCTAAGCAGCTTACCGAGGACGAAGTGAAGGCTAAATTGCAGGAAATCATCACCCGCGTGGGAGCCTCTGCACCTTCGGATATGGGTAAGGTAATGGGCGTGGCGACCAAAGAATTGGCTGGACAGGCGGACGGGAAAGTTGTATCTGCATTGGTGAAGGGATTGCTGGCATGA
- a CDS encoding CvpA family protein: MKLLDVIILIPLLWGALHGYRKGLLIEIIGIAGFAVAMVLGFKFLGLGMEVLTPYFSDSMAKRILPYIGFSVIFFPTIFLLNQFGYMIRRSLRYSILGTFDSFAGAMVGIFTWVFGISVFFWLVDMIGVKIPAHRTDDTVLYPLVVPIAPNLITKALSIMPAGTDLIREWKSEYLSD, translated from the coding sequence ATGAAGCTATTGGATGTAATCATCCTCATCCCGCTGTTGTGGGGTGCATTGCATGGTTATCGCAAAGGTCTGCTGATCGAGATCATCGGAATAGCAGGTTTTGCGGTGGCTATGGTTTTGGGATTCAAATTTTTAGGGCTGGGAATGGAGGTATTAACACCTTATTTCAGCGACAGTATGGCAAAGCGGATCCTGCCCTATATCGGGTTTTCAGTGATTTTCTTTCCCACTATATTTTTATTAAATCAATTCGGCTACATGATCCGCCGGTCGCTCAGGTATTCCATTTTGGGTACCTTCGATAGCTTCGCCGGCGCGATGGTGGGGATATTTACCTGGGTTTTCGGGATCAGCGTTTTCTTCTGGCTGGTGGATATGATCGGAGTGAAAATTCCGGCGCACCGGACTGATGATACCGTCCTTTATCCGCTCGTCGTACCTATTGCGCCCAATTTGATTACCAAAGCATTGTCGATTATGCCAGCAGGCACCGATCTGATCAGGGAGTGGAAAAGCGAGTATTTATCCGATTGA
- a CDS encoding Gfo/Idh/MocA family protein yields the protein MENQQPISEQEINRRKFVKAGALAAAGFMIVPRHVLGRGFVPPSDKLNIAAVGCGGKADVNIRLAYNNGAENMVALCDVDDRQSEKYRKQFPKAPYYRDYRKMLEKEAKNIDAVLVTTPDHMHFPIAMSCIELGKHVYVEKPLTKDIWEARNLTQAATKYKVVTQMGNQGSSSDGTRQTEAIVQSGAIGDVYKIEVWTDRPVWPQGVKSPKDKNESQPIPKEVDWDLWLGTAPKRPYHEAYMPFRWRGYWDFGTGALGDMGCHFIDVPFRAMKLGYPTSVECSVGSVYSDFFSQAFFDDVCPPSSSIHLKFDSKTPGKEISFSWYDGGIRPQLPEGCDYKTVFGSVDGGMLFIGTKGILSAEMFGENPRLWPEKQFENVKLNTKPRELVPGGSEGHQQQFVQACKKGFGAYTSSSFDQSGPLTEIVLMGNLAVRSYLHREAKADGKGFNFPGRQKLIWDGDNMKITNFDIANQFVKREYRKGW from the coding sequence ATGGAAAATCAGCAACCCATTTCCGAGCAGGAAATCAATCGCAGAAAATTCGTTAAAGCCGGCGCATTGGCAGCCGCGGGTTTTATGATCGTTCCCCGCCACGTGCTGGGAAGAGGCTTTGTCCCGCCCAGCGATAAACTAAATATTGCCGCTGTGGGCTGTGGTGGCAAAGCCGATGTGAATATCCGCCTGGCTTATAACAACGGAGCTGAAAATATGGTGGCGCTTTGCGACGTCGACGACCGCCAATCTGAAAAATACAGGAAGCAGTTTCCGAAAGCACCTTATTACAGGGACTACCGGAAAATGCTGGAAAAAGAAGCCAAAAATATTGACGCCGTTCTGGTCACCACACCAGACCACATGCATTTCCCGATCGCGATGTCGTGCATTGAACTGGGAAAACATGTTTACGTTGAAAAACCCTTAACTAAGGATATCTGGGAAGCCAGAAATTTGACGCAGGCTGCGACGAAATATAAGGTAGTAACCCAAATGGGCAACCAGGGCAGCAGCAGCGATGGTACCCGGCAAACGGAAGCCATCGTTCAGTCGGGTGCAATCGGAGATGTTTACAAAATTGAAGTCTGGACAGACCGCCCGGTATGGCCGCAGGGTGTTAAATCTCCAAAGGATAAAAATGAATCCCAGCCGATACCGAAAGAAGTAGATTGGGATCTCTGGCTTGGCACTGCTCCAAAACGTCCATATCACGAAGCTTATATGCCTTTCAGGTGGCGCGGATATTGGGATTTCGGTACAGGCGCGCTGGGAGATATGGGTTGCCATTTCATAGATGTACCTTTCCGCGCAATGAAATTGGGTTACCCGACGTCGGTCGAATGCAGTGTCGGCTCGGTATATTCTGATTTTTTCAGTCAGGCGTTTTTTGATGACGTTTGTCCGCCTTCTTCTTCCATTCATTTAAAATTCGATTCAAAAACACCCGGAAAGGAGATCAGCTTTTCGTGGTACGACGGCGGTATCAGGCCGCAGTTACCAGAGGGGTGTGACTACAAAACGGTTTTTGGAAGTGTCGATGGCGGGATGCTTTTTATTGGTACAAAAGGGATTTTGAGTGCGGAGATGTTTGGTGAGAATCCAAGACTCTGGCCGGAGAAACAATTTGAGAATGTAAAGTTAAATACCAAGCCGCGCGAGTTAGTCCCGGGAGGTTCTGAAGGTCACCAGCAGCAGTTTGTACAAGCTTGTAAAAAAGGCTTTGGCGCTTATACCAGCTCTTCGTTCGATCAGTCCGGCCCGCTGACTGAGATCGTTTTAATGGGGAACCTGGCGGTAAGAAGCTACCTGCACCGCGAAGCCAAGGCCGATGGCAAAGGATTTAATTTTCCCGGCAGACAAAAGTTGATCTGGGACGGAGATAATATGAAGATCACCAACTTCGATATCGCTAATCAGTTTGTGAAGAGGGAATATAGAAAAGGTTGGTAG
- the rlmN gene encoding 23S rRNA (adenine(2503)-C(2))-methyltransferase RlmN, translating to MTGIQDKQDIRKMSVDQLKGWMAEHGEKAFRAKQIYEWIWKKSSHSFAEMTNLSLPTRQLMDEHFVIHNMEVAKQQQSNDGTIKSAFKLFDGNLVEGVLIPAADRMTACVSSQVGCSLTCKFCATGYMDRKRNLEAGEIYDQVVAIARQAEGSFKAPLTNIVYMGMGEPLLNYTNVLKSIEHITSPEGLNMSPKRITVSTAGIAKMIKKLGDDEVRFRLALSLHAANDAKRNQIMPINESNSLDNLAEALNYFYKKTGNRITFEYIVFNNFNDTLQDAKELWEFTKRVPARVNIIEYNPIAEADFQNTEGDKLDKFAGFLEDRGVSVHVRRSRGKDIDAACGQLANKETA from the coding sequence ATGACCGGAATACAAGACAAGCAGGATATCCGCAAAATGAGCGTCGACCAGTTGAAAGGCTGGATGGCCGAGCATGGAGAAAAAGCTTTCAGGGCGAAGCAGATCTATGAATGGATCTGGAAAAAATCCTCCCATTCATTCGCCGAAATGACCAATTTATCCCTTCCGACCCGCCAGTTAATGGATGAACATTTTGTCATTCATAATATGGAAGTTGCCAAGCAGCAGCAGAGCAACGACGGTACGATCAAATCTGCATTTAAACTTTTCGACGGTAACCTGGTTGAGGGAGTTTTAATACCTGCCGCCGACAGAATGACCGCCTGCGTGAGTAGCCAGGTTGGATGTTCGCTTACCTGCAAATTCTGCGCGACAGGTTATATGGACAGGAAACGCAACCTCGAAGCGGGTGAGATTTACGATCAGGTTGTTGCGATCGCGCGCCAGGCAGAGGGAAGTTTCAAAGCGCCGCTTACGAATATTGTTTACATGGGAATGGGCGAGCCGCTTTTGAATTATACCAATGTTTTAAAATCCATTGAACATATTACCTCGCCTGAGGGATTGAATATGTCGCCCAAACGCATTACCGTTTCTACTGCGGGCATTGCGAAAATGATTAAAAAGCTGGGCGATGACGAAGTACGTTTCCGGCTTGCATTGTCGCTCCACGCGGCAAATGATGCCAAGAGAAACCAGATTATGCCTATCAATGAATCCAACTCACTGGATAACCTGGCGGAGGCGTTGAATTATTTTTACAAAAAAACAGGTAACCGGATCACCTTCGAATATATCGTTTTCAACAATTTCAACGATACTTTGCAAGACGCCAAAGAGCTTTGGGAATTCACCAAACGCGTTCCTGCGCGGGTAAATATCATTGAATACAATCCGATTGCAGAAGCCGATTTCCAGAATACAGAGGGAGATAAGCTGGATAAGTTCGCGGGGTTTCTGGAAGACCGGGGCGTGTCTGTTCATGTGCGCAGAAGTCGGGGGAAAGATATCGACGCGGCGTGTGGCCAGCTGGCAAATAAGGAGACAGCATAA
- a CDS encoding pyridoxine 5'-phosphate synthase: protein MTRLSVNINKIATLRNSRGGDNPNVLKVALDCERFGAQGITVHPRPDERHIRYQDVYDLKEVVTTEFNIEGNPSEKKFVELVLANKPDQVTLVPDALHAITSNAGWDTINNKSELTDLVQIFKSAGIRVSVFVDADEKMVEGAKMCGADRVELYTEPYAAGYFENRQKAVLPFIAAAEKAREVGLGLNAGHDLSLDNLRFLKQSIPWMDEVSIGHALIADALYLGLENTIQMYRRELVV from the coding sequence ATGACTCGCCTAAGCGTTAACATCAACAAAATTGCTACCCTGCGAAATTCCCGTGGCGGTGATAATCCTAATGTATTGAAAGTGGCGCTGGATTGTGAGCGGTTTGGTGCACAAGGTATTACCGTTCACCCGCGTCCCGATGAGCGGCATATCCGGTACCAGGATGTTTATGATCTGAAAGAAGTGGTCACTACCGAATTCAATATTGAGGGTAATCCTTCTGAAAAAAAATTCGTCGAGCTGGTACTGGCCAACAAACCCGACCAGGTAACACTAGTGCCCGACGCACTGCACGCAATTACTTCCAATGCAGGCTGGGATACCATTAATAACAAGAGTGAACTTACCGATCTTGTCCAGATCTTCAAATCTGCAGGCATTCGTGTTTCCGTTTTTGTGGATGCGGATGAAAAAATGGTAGAAGGAGCCAAAATGTGTGGCGCCGATCGCGTGGAACTTTACACAGAACCTTACGCCGCAGGCTATTTTGAAAACAGGCAAAAAGCCGTCCTACCCTTTATAGCAGCCGCAGAAAAGGCACGCGAAGTTGGTCTAGGACTCAATGCAGGCCACGATCTAAGCCTCGACAACCTCCGTTTTTTAAAACAAAGTATTCCCTGGATGGATGAAGTCTCCATCGGCCACGCATTGATCGCCGATGCATTGTACCTGGGTTTGGAAAATACGATACAGATGTACCGAAGAGAATTGGTTGTTTAG
- a CDS encoding SCP2 sterol-binding domain-containing protein, whose translation MSLQTLTERIEKMLGTDSGLGATAKFVTDEGTVFVDGKSVPNSVSNEDKEADCIFEVSTKNALKLIDGDLNAMMALMTGKLKIDGDMGVAMKIAETFGGR comes from the coding sequence ATGAGCCTTCAAACACTTACCGAACGAATTGAAAAGATGCTGGGAACCGACAGTGGTCTCGGCGCAACCGCCAAATTTGTAACCGACGAGGGTACGGTTTTCGTCGACGGTAAGTCGGTGCCGAATAGTGTTTCAAATGAAGACAAGGAAGCAGATTGCATTTTCGAGGTTTCAACCAAAAATGCCCTCAAACTGATTGATGGTGACTTAAATGCGATGATGGCTTTGATGACCGGTAAGCTGAAAATTGACGGTGATATGGGTGTCGCCATGAAAATCGCTGAAACTTTCGGGGGGAGATAG